The Carnobacterium divergens nucleotide sequence AACAACCCATACTGCCTTCAATCAAGTGAATCTTTCTTGGAAAGCATCAACTGATAACATTGGCGTATCAAACTATGAAGTTTTGCGAGATGGAAAAGTCATTGGATCAACAAAAGGAACTACTTTTGAAGATAAAAACGTAACTGAAAAAACAACCTATCGTTATGAAATTCGCGCACTTGACGCAGCTGGAAATGTTTCAAAAAATAGCACTATCTTAACTGTAGCAACACCAGAAAAACCAAAAGAAGACAACGAAAAACCATCAAGCCCTGAAGGATTGATGGCACATATGACAACAGCAACTTCAACTATGTTACATTGGAATGCATCGACAGATAACGTAGCAGTAGCTGGATATGAAATCTATCGTGATGGAAAATCAATAAAAGTAACAACGGATTTAATGTATACTGATAAAGAACTTAAAGAAAATACCACTTATAGCTATAACATTGTTGCCTTCGATGCTGCGGGTAACCGTTCCGCTAATAGCAAAACCATCTTAGTCACAACAAAAGAACAAGAAAAACCTGATCCTTCTACTACTTGGAATCCGAATACTGTTTATTTGTATAATGAAACAGTGACATATAACGGATTAGAGTACAAAGCAAGATGGTGGACACAAGATGAGCAACCAGACATTTCAGAGGTTTGGGAATTAATTACTCCAAATGCTTCAGTTAATTGGAATTCAAGTAAAGCATACACGAGTGGTGATAAAGTAACTTACCAAGGGAAACACTATATTGCCAAATGGTGGAGTCAAACCACTCCTCCTAACAAAACTGACTCATGGATGTTAGAAAAGTAATCACTCGAAGTAAATAAAAACACCTCCGCTAAATTCATTTTTCATGAATGAATTTAACGGGGGTGTTTTATTTAACTATTAACGAAGCAATTAGACAGACTAACATACACACTATAAAAAAAATTTAAAGAACACGACTAAAATCGAATCTCTTTACTTCGATAAATAATCGAAATTAAAAAACCGCGTAAGCATCTTTATGATTGTCTCAGAACAACTGGATATTCCTTAGATAATAGGAGCTACCTTCCTCTCTAATCTCTGTAAGAAGGCACTATATGGATGGATATACTTCATATTTATAGCGCTATCAAATCCGATCAAGCAACAATTTCTAGCACAAAAAAAGCACCTAGTAAAAATTAGATGCTTAAATCAGTTGCGTGGCAACGTCCTACCCTCACAAGGGGAAACCCCTAACTACTATCGGCGCTGAGAAGCTTAACTTCTGTGTTCGGCATNNNNNNNNNNNNNNNNNNNNNNNNNNNNNNNNNNNNNNNNNNNNNNNNNNNNNNNNNNNNNNNNNNNNNNNNNNNNNNNNNNNNNNNNNNNNNNNNNNNNTTGACAACTTCTATATATTAGCACGTTTAGAAGTTTGTGTCAACAACTTTTTTAATTTTCTTTTTCGCTAAGTTGTTGTTACGTCCTAGCGACATGTATAAATATAACAGGTATATCAAGGTTCGTCAACACTTTTTGTTAAAAAAATAAAAGAATTTCAAAAACATGAACAATTTAATCTATTCTATTTATTAGGTTATGATTTAGCAAGTTAAAACGAACTAAAATCAAACATACTCACGATATAGTTCGTCTTACCTCTCAATTATTTTCTTTATTTATTTATGAATAAAAATTGATTTCTATTTTTAAATATACATTTTAGCTTAAATGATCTGTATCATCCCATTTTATCAAGGTTGTCGTTGTATTTTTAACTTCTAAAACAGAAATACTTGTATTACTCATTAGACCATTTGATCGGATATCTTTAATTTCTGCTCCTAAAAGACTTTGGATGATTGCTGTTAATGTTACTCCATGAGCAACAAATAATAAATTTTCATCTGAATGTTCTTTCAATGCAGTATGAATTACATTTAAGCTACGTTCAATTAAGGATGGATATGTTTCGCCACCAAAATTAGTTGGATTGTACTTTTCAGGTTGTTCTCTTAAATGATGGAACTCTTCTGGTTCAGTTTCTAAGGCATATGAAAAATGCTTGCCTTCCCATTCGCCAAAACCAAACTCTCTCAAGTCCTTTTCTTCTATTAAAGGGATACTTTCTTCTCTTTCAGCTAAAATTAATTTAGCTGTATCTTTTGCACGCTTTTGTGGGCTTACATAGATTTGTTTAAATTCTATATTTTTTAAGGCTTTCCCTGTTAAAGTCGCGTCTTTTAATGATTCTTCTAAAAGGGCTGAATCCCCGGTTCCTCCTTGGAAACGTCCGTCTAGATTCCATTCTGTTTTTCCATGTCTAACAAAATACAATTTTGTCATTTCATCACACTCCTATTTTCTACTCTTTAGTCTATCACAATTTTTCAGTATCTTGAAATGAACTATATATAGAAGGAAAAATAAAAAGAAGATAATTAACTTATCTTCTTTACTACTTTATTTCCAGTTTTCTTCAAGAAATGGACCTCGTCCTGAACCTTGTCGGTAACCGTTATAGTGAGAGGGATTTTTTTTGTAATAGTCTTGGTGGTAGTCTTCAGCTGGATAGAATGGTTTAGCAGGTTCTATCGTTGTTACTATTGGCGCTTTAAAACGGCCACTTTCAGCTAGTGCTTGTTTGGATGCTTCTGCAACCTTTCGTTGTTCTTCATTTAAATAAAATATGACAGGTCGATAGGATGAACCTCTATCTGCAAATTGACCGCTGGCATCTGTCGGATCGGTTTGTCTCCAATAAATTTCAACTAATTGCTGATAGCTAAAAATTGTCGGATCGAAGGTAATCTCAACAGCTTCTGTATGTCCTGTGGTTTCGCTACAAACTTCTCGATAAGTTGGTGCCGTCGTATGACCTCCTGTATAACCTGCCACTACAGAAACAATACCAGGCTCTGTATCAAAAGGTTTTATCATGCACCAAAAACAGCCTCCAGCAAATATTGCTTTTTCTAATTGTTTTTCACTCATCATACTACCCCTTTCTTCTATATAAATAACAATTTAAGTATAGCATCTTAAGAGTAAGTGACAATGAATTCGCCTTGATAAAAATAAGTGACCTAAAAAAAACTCCCTCTCCTTATTAAAAGGAAAGAGAGTCTTCGGTAATAATTATTTTGGTTTACGGATTTCTGTAACGCCACCCATATAAGGAACTAATACTTCTGGAATTTTGACTGATCCATCTGCTTGTTGGTAGTTTTCTAAAATTGCTGCAAATGTTCTTCCTACTGCTAAACCTGATCCGTTTAACGTATGAACATAGTCTGTTTTTCCTTCGTCATTGCGGTAACGAATCATCCCACGGCGCGCTTGGAAATCTTCACAGTTTGAACATGAGCTAATTTCACGGAAAGTTTCTTGTGCTGGGATCCAAACCTCTAAATCATACGTTTTAGCAGCTGAAAAACCCATGTCTCCTGTACATAAAGCCAATACTCGGTATGGCAAATTCAATTTTTGTAAAACTGTTTCGGCATCATGAGTCATTTTTTCTAATTCATCATATGACGTTTCAGGCTTACTGAATTTTACCATCTCTACTTTATTAAATTGATGTAAACGGATTAACCCACGAGTATCACGTCCTGCGCTACCTGCTTCTGAACGGAATGCAGGGCTTAGAGCTGTAAAATAAACAGGCAATTGTTCAGTTGGGATAAATTCATCACGGTAATAGTTAGTTAAGGTAATTTCTGCTGTTGAAATCATCGTTAAATCTTCGTTTTCAATCTGGAAAACATCTTCTTTGAACTTTGGAAATTGACCTGTTCCAAACATTGATCTACTATTAGCTAAATAAGGAGTTAACATCTCTTGGTAACCATGTTCCCCAGTGTGTAAATCTAGCATAAAATTATACAAGGCACGTTCCAGTCTTGCTCCTAGCCCTTTGTAATATACAAAGCGACTTCCTGATACTTTCGCTCCACGTTCAAAATCTAATATATCTAATTCTTCAGCAATATCCCAGTGGGCTTTTGGTTCAAAATCAAATGTAGCAGGTTCGCTCCAACGGCGTACTTCTACATTATCCTCTTCATCTTTACCGATTGGTACAGAATCATTAGGTAGATTCGGCAATCCTGCAGCAATTTCATTAATGCTTTCATCAATAGCTGTTAATTCTTCATCTAATCCTTTTATTTTATCGCCAACTTCACGCATTTCTGTAATTTTATCATCTGCATTTTCCTTGTTACGTTTTAACGTTGCAATCGCACCTGATACTTCATTACGGTATTTTTTTAAATTTTCAGTTTCGACAATTAATTCACGACGCTTATTGTCTAATAGGACAAAATTTTCTAATAATTCTTTTTTTACACCTCTAGTTGCTAATTTTGCTTCTACGGTTGTAAAGTCACTTCTTAAACGTTTAATATCTAACATGGTTCATCTTCCTTTCTGTTTTTAATAAAAATAAAAAGAGCCCTTCCATCCACATATACACTTATGGGACGAAATGGCTCGAAAATTCGCGGTACCACCCAAATTTAGACACACTACAACATGTATCTACACTCAATAACAGTTTGATAACGGACTGATTCCGAAACAATTTGGGCCAAATGGGTTCATTGTTTACTTCGCGTGAGGGATTCAAAAAAACAAACCATCAGTTTTCACCAACCACTGACTCTCTACTTGTATTTATTTGATTTACTATGTCACGCTACTGACGTTCGACTTTATTTACTTTCTGTGTTCTTATCATACCTAAGTAACGAGAAAAATGCAATCTAAAAATCTATTTTCAAAAATTTATCCTACCTAAACTTTTCCAATAAAAAAAAGCAACCTTTTTAACTGGTTGCTCCTTCTAATGATTAAAATAAATTAGTGAAAAAAGATTTAATTCCTCGGCCTGTTAAAACAAAGAAATTAGCTTTTTCAACTTCTGATGCTGTTACTACTTTTACTTCTTGTCCTGTCGCACCGTTGATATAGCCTAAAGTATCGTTAATTGGTGCTACTTGAGCTGTTCCAACTTCCATTCCTTTTTTAATAGGAGCTACTAATTCTTTATCGTCATTCAGTAAGCCTTCTTTTTCAGTGTAGGTCACTTTTAAATTCTTAACATCTGTATCTTTTTGAACGATCGCGTTTACGTTAGCATCCATTACTAATTTCACACTATCTTCTTTCCCTTTTGCTACGTTAATAGCTTTTAAAGCTTTATTTGTGTCACCTTTTTTGACTAATTCTTTCATTTCAAAATTATCAAAAGCGTAATCCATCATTTTAGCTGTTTCTTCAAAACGAGCACCTTTATTCGTTTGGCCATCGCCTGCATTCATTACAACAGTAATAACTCTCATGCCATTTTCTTCAGCAGTTCCAGTAAAACAGGCCCCTGCAAAATCAGTTGTTCCGGTTTTTAATCCATCGACGTTGTCACGTGCATAAATTAAGCCAGGTAACATCCAGTTCCAGTTTTCCATATGAATCTCATCCGACGTTCCTTTTCTGAAGTCTAAAGTTGGAATTTTCGCTGTTTCGATTATTTCTGGGAAATCGTTTAATAAATGTTGCGCAACAATTGCCATATCACGTGCTGTCATCATATTTTCATCTGTTTCGGCACTTCCTGGATAAATATTGCCGTTTAAGTCAGAGTTTGTTAACCCTGTCGCGTTTACTAAATGAATGTCTTCTGCTTTTGCTCCCCATGAAATAACTTTTTCACGCATCGCATCAACAAATTGTGGTTCACTTCCTGAAACAGCTTGTGCCAAACTGATGGCAGCTGCGTTAGCGGAGTAAATCGCCATTGCTTCATACAATTCTTTTACGGTATATTGCTCACCTAATCGTAATGGAACATTTGATAATTCAGAATTTTGACTTGTTTTGTAGCTGTACTCATCAATGGTGATTTTTTGATCCCATTTTAATTTTCCGTCTTTAATGGCTTCTAAAACTAAGTATTCTGTAATCATTTTAGTCATTGATGCAATGCCTAATTTTTCATCGCCATTTTTGTTCACTAATACTTTTCCTGTCTTCGCTTCAATTGCAAATGCAGCTGCCGCATTGATTTCTGGTGCTTCAGCAGCTGAAGCTGTTTGAGCGCCCATCATGAACGATGGAAAAATAGTTCCTATCATTAATGCTACAGCAAAAATTATGCCGTATTTATTTATTTTTTTCATGTAATAAATTCTCCTCAATATCGTTTTTATTGACTTCTCTATGTTAGCGAAATTATCGCTAAAAAACAAGTTTTTTTGTGAAATTAAACGGACTCTTTTTATCTTTTAAAACAAATTAAAAAGCTAAGATTAATCTTGCTATTCTTAGCTTTTTAAACTAAATTGATTCACGTGAAACATTATTTTGTTTCACTGTTTTGTACTTGTTTTAGTGGTAAGTGCAACACAAAACGGGTTAAGTCTTTATCTGATTTCGCATAAATGTACCCGCCATGTAGTGCGACGATACTTTGTGCAATCGCTAAGCCTAAGCCTGTTCCGCCTGTTTCTTGTGAACGTGATTCTTCTACGCGATAAAAACGATCAAATAATTGGTTTAATGAAGCTTCTGGAATTTCTGGCCCATCGTTGCTGACTGAAATAATGACTTCTTTCCCTACTTTTTGTGCTTCAATACTGATTTTTTTACCGCCAACGCCATATTTTAATGCATTGGAAATCAAATTGTTAAAAACACGTACAATTTTTTCGGTATCAGCTTCCATCATAATTTCAGAGTCTGGTTGAATCACTTCAATGACCATATTTTTTTTCTTAGCATCTAATTCAAAATCAGCTGCTAATTGCTCTAATAGTTTTACCATGTCAAACTGGGTAAGATTTAATGGTGTTGTATGTTGACGAACTTTTGTGTACTCAAATAGATCTTCAACTAAGATTTTCATTTGTTTGGCTTTAATGTATGCTGTATGTGTGTATTTTAGAAGTTCCTCTTGACTTTGATATTGTTTATCCTCGATTAATCCCAAATAACCAATAATAGAAGTTAAAGGCGTGCGGATATCATGAGAGACGTTCGTAATCAGCTCATCTTTCGATTGCTCAATCTTACGCTCTTCTTCCATTGCGCTCACGGTACTATCCACTAACACATGGATACTGTCGATAACTTTATTCATGTCGCCACTTAATTCAAAAGGAATGCGATGATCGTAATGACCTTCTGCAATGTAATGCAACTCGCTAATAACATGACGTAATTGCATTTGTTTGTAACGACGTTTTAAGCGCCAGAATAAAACAATCATTGCCACAATAACTAACAGAGTAACAAAAATCAATTTGTATGAGTGAACTTGGCGTTCTCCAATTGTAAATGAATTTTTAAAAATCCAAATATTATTGACTAGGTCTGGTGAGGTGTACACAAAGCGATCAAAAATGATTAAAACAGCTAAATAGAGTAAGTAAATCAAACCTACTGTAATAAATCCTTCAAATATCAATTCGCTTTTTTCTTTTCTAGTTAACTTCAACTTTTTGTTTCATCTCCTCAATCATAGAACTGGTTGCCAAGTACAAATTTTATCGATCTTCGATTTTATAACCTACGCCCCAAACAGTTTGTACGACTTTTTCGCCATCAGTTGCTTCTTCGATTTTGTCGCGCAAATGGCTCACATGAACCATGACTGTTTTAGCTGATACTAAGCTTTCTTGTTGCCAGACGCGTTCAAAAATTTCATCTGCACTAAAAACGCGATTTGGGTGGCTAGCTAGTAAGTGCAAGATTCCAAATTCTAAGGCAGTTAATTGGATTGATTTTCCATGAATCGTTGTGACTTCATGTGAATCTTTTTGAATAATTAGCGGACCGATTTCTAGAACATCTGGTTCGTCTTGTGTCACTTGATAATTGCTTCTTCTTAATAATGATTTGATACGTGCCATGACTTCCAAAGGGTTAAAAGGTTTGGCTACGTAATCGTCTGCTCCAGTAATCAATCCTTGGATTTTATCCATATCGGTTGTTTTCGCACTTAACATTAAAACAGGCATTTGCGAGTCTTTGCGTAATGCTTTAACTACTTCGATTCCATCCATTTTAGGCATCATCACATCTAACACCATTAAGTCGATATCTGGTGTGGTCATAATTTTTGTCATTGCTTCTTTGCCGTTATATGCTTTTTCAACTTCATAGCCTTCATTTTTTATATAGATACTTAATAATTCAACAATCTCTTTATCATCATCAACGACTAATATTTTCATAATAGTTCTCCTTGTATGGCGGTTTATTTTTAATTCTTTCTTCTATCATAACAGAAAGTACTAAAGTTTTTGTTAAATATCTACTGATTATTGGTTAAACTAACGAAACAAACCTTATTGAATAGAAACGACAACCCATTCATTTTTGATATCTTTGCTAAATATCCAAGTTTGAGAAATCATTCCTTTTTCATAGCGACGACCACTAATCAATTTGTCCGTAACCGCATCTACAGTGTAGTCAATCAAACTGGCTTCAATTTTAACTGAAAACTTCTGATCTTTTTCAATCATTTTAAAATGATGTATTTTTTTGACTCTTACATTTAATACATAGTTTCGAAGATCCTCTTTTCTCATTTCCACCAACATTCGTTGATGGTCAAGGTATAAATCTTGTGAATAGTAGCTCCTCGCTAACTCCAATTTATCTTTAGTCCACGCATTTTGAATCGAACAAAAAGCCTCTTCAATGCGCTTGCTGATTGCATGTTCGATCGTTCCATCATTATTTTTTTGATTAGATTTGAATAAATAGGAAATCCCATATCCTATTATTAAGAGTATGGCTGCGCCTGCAGACATTTCTCCATCTGAAGAATCGTCTGAATAATTAGTGTCATTTCCATTATAGCTGTTTCCCCCATCATAGTATGTAGCATCTCCTCCACCAGCTACAGCCGAAGCCACTATCGGCATATTGATGAGCAGACTTACACAGACAACTAAAAAGCTAAGTATTTTTTTCAAATTTGTTTCCCCCTCCTTATAAAACTTACATCCATTATAAAGTAACGGACGTTTTATTAAAAGCAAAAAAAATCTCTTTTAAATTCAAAGAGATTTTTTTGATTATTATTTATTGCACTGAATAGTTCGGTGCTTCTTTGGTAATTTGTACGTCATGTGGATGTGATTCACGTAAACCAGCACCACTCATACGAATAAATTGAGCTTCGTCTCTTAAATACTTAAGGTCAGCTGCACCTACATAGCCCATTCCAGCTTTTAATCCGCCCATCATTTGGAAAATAATGTCGCTTGCGCTTCCTTTATAGGCAACGCGACCTTCAATACCTTCTGGAACTAATTTGTTGGCTTCGTTTGTACCGCCTTGGAAATAACGATCGCTTGATCCTTTTTCCATCGCGCCTAAGCTGCCCATTCCACGGTATGTTTTAAAACGACGACCTTGGAATATTTCAAATTCACCTGGTGACTCGTCTGTTCCTGCTAGCATACTCCCTAACATAACAACGTGTCCGCCTGCTGCAAGAGCTTTAACGATATCTCCTGAATATTTGATTCCGCCATCTGCAATAATCGTACGGCCGTATTCACGAGCAACTTCTGCTGCATCATAAATAGCTGTTAATTGAGGTACACCAACACCTGCAACGACACGTGTCGTACAAATTGAACCAGGTCCAATCCCAACTTTTACTACATCAACACCAACGTCATATAAGGCACGAGTTGCTTCGCCTGTTGCAACATTTCCGGCAACTAATGTCGCTTCTGGGAACTGTTCACGAATTTCTTTAATCTTACGAATAACCCCTGCACTGTGTCCATGAGCAGTATCTATAATAATTGCGTCTGCACCGGCTTCTAATAACGCTTCTGCGCGTTCAAACGTATCACTTGTCACTCCAACAGCTGCAGCTGCTAACAAGCGTCCATGCTCGTCTTTAGCGGCATTAGGGAACTCGATTACTTTTTCAATATCTTTGATGGTAATCAACCCACTTAAGCGGCCTTTTTCATCAACGATTGGTAATTTTTCAATTTTATGTTGTTGTAAGATTTTTTCAGCATCTTTTAATGAAGTTCCAACTGGAGCGGTCACAAGCTTATCTTTCGTCATGACTTCTTCAATTTTAATGCTGTAATCTGTTACGAAGCGTAAATCACGGTTGGTTAAAATTCCTACTAGAATTCGATCTTGCATATTATTGACAATTGGTACACCACTAATGCGGTAACGTCCCATCAACTCTTCTGCATCAGATACTAAATGAACGGGTGTTAAGAAAAATGGATCAATAATAACGCCACTTTCTGAACGTTTTACTTTGCGAACTTCATCTGCTTGCTCTTGGATACTCATATTTTTATGAATAACTCCCAAACCACCTTGACGCGCCATGGCAATCGCCATTTTTGAATCTGTTACAGTATCCATACTTGCACTCATCAATGGAATATTCAGCTTCAAATTCTTCGCAAGTTGAACACTCATATCCACATCATTTGGTAACACATGGCTTTCTGCTGGAACTAATAGTACATCATCAAATGTATAGCCTTCT carries:
- a CDS encoding lytic polysaccharide monooxygenase, giving the protein MKLMKPFMLAATIGVGLVAFNQQSFAHGYILQPESRAYKGTAAGGNLNKKVGRAQWEPQSIESFKGFPNASNSPQDGKIASAGVSGFEPMDVQNMNWHKTDIQTGKLDITWNLTAPHSTHSWNYFITKQGWNPNEPLKRENLEKISTKEDFGLIPEKIVTQQITIPANRTGYHVIVGTWDISDTLNAFYQVIDVNINNGPVEEDKEAPTIPTELKTTHTAFNQVNLSWKASTDNIGVSNYEVLRDGKVIGSTKGTTFEDKNVTEKTTYRYEIRALDAAGNVSKNSTILTVATPEKPKEDNEKPSSPEGLMAHMTTATSTMLHWNASTDNVAVAGYEIYRDGKSIKVTTDLMYTDKELKENTTYSYNIVAFDAAGNRSANSKTILVTTKEQEKPDPSTTWNPNTVYLYNETVTYNGLEYKARWWTQDEQPDISEVWELITPNASVNWNSSKAYTSGDKVTYQGKHYIAKWWSQTTPPNKTDSWMLEK
- a CDS encoding histidine phosphatase family protein, whose protein sequence is MTKLYFVRHGKTEWNLDGRFQGGTGDSALLEESLKDATLTGKALKNIEFKQIYVSPQKRAKDTAKLILAEREESIPLIEEKDLREFGFGEWEGKHFSYALETEPEEFHHLREQPEKYNPTNFGGETYPSLIERSLNVIHTALKEHSDENLLFVAHGVTLTAIIQSLLGAEIKDIRSNGLMSNTSISVLEVKNTTTTLIKWDDTDHLS
- the msrA gene encoding peptide-methionine (S)-S-oxide reductase MsrA — protein: MSEKQLEKAIFAGGCFWCMIKPFDTEPGIVSVVAGYTGGHTTAPTYREVCSETTGHTEAVEITFDPTIFSYQQLVEIYWRQTDPTDASGQFADRGSSYRPVIFYLNEEQRKVAEASKQALAESGRFKAPIVTTIEPAKPFYPAEDYHQDYYKKNPSHYNGYRQGSGRGPFLEENWK
- the serS gene encoding serine--tRNA ligase — protein: MLDIKRLRSDFTTVEAKLATRGVKKELLENFVLLDNKRRELIVETENLKKYRNEVSGAIATLKRNKENADDKITEMREVGDKIKGLDEELTAIDESINEIAAGLPNLPNDSVPIGKDEEDNVEVRRWSEPATFDFEPKAHWDIAEELDILDFERGAKVSGSRFVYYKGLGARLERALYNFMLDLHTGEHGYQEMLTPYLANSRSMFGTGQFPKFKEDVFQIENEDLTMISTAEITLTNYYRDEFIPTEQLPVYFTALSPAFRSEAGSAGRDTRGLIRLHQFNKVEMVKFSKPETSYDELEKMTHDAETVLQKLNLPYRVLALCTGDMGFSAAKTYDLEVWIPAQETFREISSCSNCEDFQARRGMIRYRNDEGKTDYVHTLNGSGLAVGRTFAAILENYQQADGSVKIPEVLVPYMGGVTEIRKPK
- a CDS encoding serine hydrolase, with amino-acid sequence MKKINKYGIIFAVALMIGTIFPSFMMGAQTASAAEAPEINAAAAFAIEAKTGKVLVNKNGDEKLGIASMTKMITEYLVLEAIKDGKLKWDQKITIDEYSYKTSQNSELSNVPLRLGEQYTVKELYEAMAIYSANAAAISLAQAVSGSEPQFVDAMREKVISWGAKAEDIHLVNATGLTNSDLNGNIYPGSAETDENMMTARDMAIVAQHLLNDFPEIIETAKIPTLDFRKGTSDEIHMENWNWMLPGLIYARDNVDGLKTGTTDFAGACFTGTAEENGMRVITVVMNAGDGQTNKGARFEETAKMMDYAFDNFEMKELVKKGDTNKALKAINVAKGKEDSVKLVMDANVNAIVQKDTDVKNLKVTYTEKEGLLNDDKELVAPIKKGMEVGTAQVAPINDTLGYINGATGQEVKVVTASEVEKANFFVLTGRGIKSFFTNLF
- a CDS encoding sensor histidine kinase, translating into MKLTRKEKSELIFEGFITVGLIYLLYLAVLIIFDRFVYTSPDLVNNIWIFKNSFTIGERQVHSYKLIFVTLLVIVAMIVLFWRLKRRYKQMQLRHVISELHYIAEGHYDHRIPFELSGDMNKVIDSIHVLVDSTVSAMEEERKIEQSKDELITNVSHDIRTPLTSIIGYLGLIEDKQYQSQEELLKYTHTAYIKAKQMKILVEDLFEYTKVRQHTTPLNLTQFDMVKLLEQLAADFELDAKKKNMVIEVIQPDSEIMMEADTEKIVRVFNNLISNALKYGVGGKKISIEAQKVGKEVIISVSNDGPEIPEASLNQLFDRFYRVEESRSQETGGTGLGLAIAQSIVALHGGYIYAKSDKDLTRFVLHLPLKQVQNSETK
- a CDS encoding response regulator transcription factor; its protein translation is MKILVVDDDKEIVELLSIYIKNEGYEVEKAYNGKEAMTKIMTTPDIDLMVLDVMMPKMDGIEVVKALRKDSQMPVLMLSAKTTDMDKIQGLITGADDYVAKPFNPLEVMARIKSLLRRSNYQVTQDEPDVLEIGPLIIQKDSHEVTTIHGKSIQLTALEFGILHLLASHPNRVFSADEIFERVWQQESLVSAKTVMVHVSHLRDKIEEATDGEKVVQTVWGVGYKIEDR
- a CDS encoding TIM44-like domain-containing protein, giving the protein MKKILSFLVVCVSLLINMPIVASAVAGGGDATYYDGGNSYNGNDTNYSDDSSDGEMSAGAAILLIIGYGISYLFKSNQKNNDGTIEHAISKRIEEAFCSIQNAWTKDKLELARSYYSQDLYLDHQRMLVEMRKEDLRNYVLNVRVKKIHHFKMIEKDQKFSVKIEASLIDYTVDAVTDKLISGRRYEKGMISQTWIFSKDIKNEWVVVSIQ
- the guaB gene encoding IMP dehydrogenase; translation: MSNWETKFAKEGYTFDDVLLVPAESHVLPNDVDMSVQLAKNLKLNIPLMSASMDTVTDSKMAIAMARQGGLGVIHKNMSIQEQADEVRKVKRSESGVIIDPFFLTPVHLVSDAEELMGRYRISGVPIVNNMQDRILVGILTNRDLRFVTDYSIKIEEVMTKDKLVTAPVGTSLKDAEKILQQHKIEKLPIVDEKGRLSGLITIKDIEKVIEFPNAAKDEHGRLLAAAAVGVTSDTFERAEALLEAGADAIIIDTAHGHSAGVIRKIKEIREQFPEATLVAGNVATGEATRALYDVGVDVVKVGIGPGSICTTRVVAGVGVPQLTAIYDAAEVAREYGRTIIADGGIKYSGDIVKALAAGGHVVMLGSMLAGTDESPGEFEIFQGRRFKTYRGMGSLGAMEKGSSDRYFQGGTNEANKLVPEGIEGRVAYKGSASDIIFQMMGGLKAGMGYVGAADLKYLRDEAQFIRMSGAGLRESHPHDVQITKEAPNYSVQ